A genomic region of Staphylococcus roterodami contains the following coding sequences:
- a CDS encoding 2-isopropylmalate synthase, with protein sequence MSSHIQIFDTTLRDGEQTPGVNFTFDERLRIALQLEKWGVDVIEAGFPASSTGSFKSVQAIAQTLTTTAVCGLARCKKSDIDAVYEATKDAAKPVVHVFIATSPIHLEHKLKMSQAEVLASIKEHVTYAKQLFEVVQFSPEDATRTELPFLVECVQTAVDAGATIINIPDTVGYSYHDEYAHIFKTLTESVTSTNEIIYSAHCHDDLGMAVANSLAAIEGGARRIEGTVNGIGERAGNAALEEVALALYVRNDHYGVQTALNLEETKKTSDLISRYSGIRVPRNKAVVGQNAFSHESGIHQDGVLKHRETYEIMTPQLVGVSTTELPLGKLSGKHAFSEKLKALGYDIDKDAQVELFKQFKAVADKKKSVSDRDIHAIIQGSEHEHQALYKLETLQLQYVSSGLQSAVVVIKDKEGHTYQDSSIGTGSIVAIYNAVDRIFKKETELIDYRINSVTEGTDAQAEVHVNLLIEGKSVNGFGIDHDILQASCKAYVEAHAKFAAENVEKVGN encoded by the coding sequence ATGAGTAGTCATATTCAAATTTTTGATACGACACTAAGAGATGGTGAACAAACACCTGGAGTAAATTTTACTTTTGATGAACGTTTACGTATTGCATTGCAATTAGAAAAATGGGGTGTCGATGTTATTGAAGCCGGATTCCCCGCTTCAAGTACTGGTAGCTTTAAATCTGTTCAAGCTATAGCACAGACATTAACAACAACAGCTGTGTGTGGTTTGGCAAGATGTAAAAAATCTGACATCGATGCTGTATATGAAGCAACAAAAGATGCAGCAAAACCAGTTGTACATGTATTTATAGCTACTTCACCTATTCATCTGGAACATAAACTTAAAATGTCTCAAGCAGAAGTTTTAGCATCAATAAAAGAACATGTTACTTATGCGAAACAGTTATTTGAAGTAGTTCAATTTTCACCAGAAGATGCAACGCGTACTGAATTACCGTTCTTAGTAGAATGTGTTCAAACTGCTGTCGATGCAGGCGCTACTATTATTAATATCCCTGATACTGTCGGCTACAGTTACCACGATGAATATGCACATATTTTCAAAACCTTAACAGAATCTGTTACATCAACAAATGAAATTATCTATAGTGCACATTGTCATGATGATTTAGGTATGGCTGTTGCTAATAGTTTAGCAGCAATCGAAGGCGGTGCAAGACGTATTGAAGGTACAGTTAATGGTATTGGAGAACGCGCAGGTAATGCCGCTTTAGAAGAAGTAGCGCTTGCACTATACGTCAGAAATGATCACTATGGTGTTCAAACTGCTCTTAATCTCGAAGAAACTAAAAAGACATCGGATTTAATTTCAAGGTATTCAGGAATTCGAGTTCCTAGAAATAAAGCTGTTGTTGGTCAAAATGCATTTAGTCATGAATCAGGTATTCATCAAGATGGTGTATTAAAGCATCGTGAAACTTATGAAATTATGACGCCACAATTGGTTGGCGTAAGTACTACTGAATTGCCATTAGGTAAGTTGTCAGGTAAACATGCTTTCTCTGAAAAATTAAAAGCACTAGGTTACGACATCGATAAAGATGCACAAGTAGAGTTATTTAAACAATTTAAAGCTGTTGCAGATAAAAAGAAATCGGTATCTGATAGAGATATCCATGCAATTATTCAAGGTTCTGAACACGAACATCAAGCGCTATATAAATTAGAAACGTTGCAATTGCAATATGTATCTAGTGGGCTTCAAAGTGCAGTTGTGGTAATTAAAGATAAAGAAGGACATACGTATCAAGACTCAAGTATCGGAACTGGATCAATCGTTGCCATATACAATGCTGTTGATCGTATTTTCAAAAAAGAAACAGAATTAATTGATTATCGTATTAATTCTGTTACTGAAGGTACTGATGCCCAAGCAGAAGTGCATGTGAATCTATTGATTGAAGGTAAATCAGTCAATGGTTTCGGTATTGATCACGATATTTTACAAGCCTCTTGTAAAGCTTATGTTGAAGCACATGCCAAATTTGCAGCCGAAAATGTTGAAAAGGTAGGTAACTAA
- the ilvD gene encoding dihydroxy-acid dehydratase: MRSDMIKKGDHQAPARSLLHATGALKSPTDMNKPFVAICNSYIDIVPGHVHLRELADIAKEAIREAGAIPFEFNTIGVDDGIAMGHIGMRYSLPSREIIADAAETVINAHWFDGVFYIPNCDKITPGMILAAMRTNVPAIFCSGGPMKAGLSAHGKALTLSSMFEAVGAFKEGSISKEEFLDMEQNACPTCGSCAGMFTANSMNCLMEVLGLALPYNGTALAVSDQRREMIREAAFKLVENIKNDLKPRDIVTREAIDDAFALDMAMGGSTNTVLHTLAIANEAGIDYDLDRINAIAKRTPYLSKIAPSSSYSMHDVHEAGGVPAIINELMKKDGTLHPDRITVTGKTLRENNEGKEIKNFEVIHSLDAPYDAQGGLSILFGNIAPKGAVIKVGGVDPSIKTFTGKAICFNSHDEAVEAIDNRTVRAGHVVVIRYEGPKGGPGMPEMLAPTSSIVGRGLGKDVALITDGRFSGATRGIAVGHISPEAAAGGPIGLIKDGDEITIDLTNRTLNVNQSNDVLEQRRASLEPFKAKVKTGYLARYTALVTSANTGGVMQVPENLI, from the coding sequence ATGCGAAGCGACATGATCAAAAAAGGAGATCACCAAGCACCAGCAAGAAGTCTTTTACATGCTACGGGCGCACTAAAAAGTCCAACTGATATGAACAAACCATTTGTAGCTATTTGTAACTCTTATATTGATATTGTTCCAGGACATGTTCATTTAAGAGAACTCGCAGACATAGCTAAAGAAGCAATTAGAGAAGCCGGTGCCATTCCATTTGAATTTAATACGATTGGTGTTGATGATGGAATAGCTATGGGACATATCGGAATGCGATATTCTCTACCATCACGCGAAATTATTGCTGATGCTGCTGAAACTGTAATCAATGCACATTGGTTTGATGGTGTTTTTTATATTCCTAATTGCGACAAGATTACACCAGGTATGATTTTAGCAGCCATGAGGACAAACGTACCTGCTATCTTTTGCTCTGGTGGTCCAATGAAAGCTGGTTTATCAGCACATGGTAAAGCACTCACACTTTCATCGATGTTTGAAGCGGTTGGTGCATTCAAAGAAGGGTCAATTTCTAAAGAAGAATTTCTAGACATGGAACAAAACGCCTGCCCTACTTGTGGTTCTTGTGCAGGAATGTTTACAGCTAATTCAATGAACTGTTTGATGGAAGTTTTAGGATTAGCCTTACCTTACAATGGTACAGCACTTGCAGTAAGTGATCAACGACGTGAAATGATACGTGAAGCTGCTTTTAAATTAGTTGAAAATATTAAAAATGATTTGAAACCTCGTGATATTGTAACACGTGAAGCTATAGATGATGCATTTGCTCTTGATATGGCTATGGGTGGTTCAACTAATACAGTATTGCACACATTAGCAATTGCAAACGAAGCTGGTATTGATTACGACTTAGATCGAATCAACGCGATTGCTAAACGCACACCATACTTATCAAAGATAGCGCCTAGCTCATCATACTCGATGCATGATGTACATGAAGCTGGTGGTGTCCCGGCAATTATTAATGAGCTGATGAAAAAAGATGGCACGTTACATCCAGATAGAATCACTGTCACTGGTAAAACATTACGTGAAAACAATGAAGGTAAAGAAATTAAGAACTTCGAAGTCATTCACTCACTTGATGCACCTTATGATGCTCAAGGTGGTCTATCTATTTTATTCGGAAATATTGCACCAAAAGGCGCAGTCATTAAAGTTGGTGGTGTTGATCCTTCAATTAAAACATTTACAGGTAAAGCGATTTGCTTCAATTCACATGATGAAGCGGTAGAAGCAATTGATAATCGTACTGTACGTGCTGGACATGTCGTTGTTATAAGATATGAAGGACCTAAAGGTGGTCCAGGTATGCCTGAAATGTTAGCACCTACTTCGTCAATCGTTGGTCGTGGATTAGGTAAAGATGTTGCTCTAATTACTGATGGTCGATTTTCAGGTGCAACTAGAGGTATTGCAGTTGGACATATTTCCCCTGAAGCTGCAGCTGGAGGGCCTATTGGTCTAATTAAAGACGGTGATGAGATTACTATTGATTTAACAAATCGAACATTGAATGTAAATCAATCTAATGATGTCTTAGAACAGCGAAGAGCATCTTTAGAACCATTTAAAGCAAAAGTAAAAACAGGTTATTTAGCTCGCTATACTGCACTCGTGACTAGTGCAAATACAGGTGGCGTCATGCAAGTGCCTGAGAATTTAATTTAA
- the rimI gene encoding ribosomal protein S18-alanine N-acetyltransferase has protein sequence MDQQSKEQLNIRAMTKEDVPQVFDIERHSFNDSSWTIDAFYHEIEQNNFAKYFVLEFEQQIIGYLGLWIVIDQAQITTVAIDNQYRGYGLGQMLLKYGKNYASHTCDVMSLEVRVNNKVAQHVYENLGFQYGGKRKNYYGEGEDAMVMWVNLND, from the coding sequence TTGGATCAACAGTCAAAAGAGCAATTAAATATTAGAGCAATGACAAAGGAAGATGTACCACAAGTTTTTGATATAGAGCGTCATAGTTTTAATGATAGTTCATGGACAATTGATGCATTTTATCATGAAATTGAGCAAAATAACTTTGCGAAGTATTTTGTTTTAGAATTTGAACAACAAATTATAGGTTATTTAGGTTTATGGATAGTGATAGATCAAGCGCAAATTACAACAGTTGCTATAGATAATCAATATAGAGGCTATGGCTTAGGTCAAATGTTATTAAAATATGGTAAAAATTATGCGAGTCATACATGTGATGTAATGAGTCTAGAAGTAAGAGTAAATAATAAAGTAGCACAACATGTATATGAAAATTTAGGTTTTCAATATGGTGGGAAACGTAAAAATTATTATGGTGAAGGTGAAGATGCAATGGTAATGTGGGTGAATTTAAATGACTAA
- the ilvB gene encoding biosynthetic-type acetolactate synthase large subunit, with protein MSKTQHEVNQNIDTFKMAESVEPEQLNEKTLKEMRSGSELLVEALLKENVDYLFGYPGGAVLPLYDIFYDGKIKHILARHEQGAVHAAEGYARVSGKTGVVVVTSGPGATNVMTGITDAHCDSLPLVVFTGQVATPGIGKDAFQEADILSMTSPITKQNYQVKHVDDIPRIVHEAFHVANSGRKGPVVIDFPKDMGVLATNVDLCDDINIPGYDVVTEPENKDIDTFISLLKEAKKPVILAGAGINQSKSNHLLTKFVNNHQIPTVTTLLGLGAVPYEDSLFLGMGGMHGSYASNMALTECDLLINLGSRFDDRLASKPDEFAPNAKIVHVDIDPSEINKVIQVDLGIIADCKRFLECLNDYNVQTTEHSAWVKHCQNNKQKHPFKLGEDDQVFCKPQQTIEYIGKLTNGDAIVTTDVGQHQMWAAQFYPFKDHGQWVTSGGLGTMGFGIPSSIGAKLANPDKTVVCFVGDGGFQMTNQEMALLPEYGLDVKIVLINNGTLGMVKQWQDKFFNKRFSHSVFNGQPDFMKMAEAYGVKGFLIDKPNKLEEQLDAAFNYQGPALIEVRISPTEAVNPMVPSGKSNHEMEGL; from the coding sequence ATGTCTAAAACTCAACACGAAGTAAACCAAAATATTGACACTTTTAAAATGGCAGAATCAGTTGAACCTGAACAACTGAATGAAAAAACGTTAAAAGAAATGCGCTCAGGATCAGAATTATTAGTAGAAGCATTGCTTAAAGAAAACGTAGATTATTTATTTGGTTATCCGGGTGGTGCAGTATTACCGTTATACGACATATTTTATGATGGAAAAATCAAACATATTTTAGCTAGACATGAACAAGGTGCCGTTCATGCTGCAGAAGGATATGCGCGTGTATCTGGCAAAACTGGTGTCGTCGTTGTAACTAGTGGTCCGGGTGCTACGAATGTTATGACTGGTATTACAGATGCACATTGCGACTCTTTACCCCTTGTTGTATTTACAGGCCAAGTTGCTACACCAGGTATTGGTAAAGATGCGTTCCAAGAAGCAGATATATTATCGATGACTTCACCTATTACAAAACAAAACTATCAAGTTAAACATGTTGACGATATTCCTAGAATTGTTCATGAAGCATTTCACGTTGCTAATTCAGGACGTAAAGGCCCTGTTGTTATCGACTTCCCAAAAGATATGGGTGTATTAGCTACAAATGTTGATTTATGTGACGACATTAATATTCCGGGTTATGACGTTGTTACTGAACCTGAAAATAAAGACATAGACACTTTCATCTCACTTTTAAAAGAAGCAAAAAAACCTGTTATTTTAGCAGGAGCTGGAATTAATCAATCAAAATCTAATCATTTGTTAACAAAGTTCGTTAACAATCATCAAATTCCGACTGTCACAACTTTACTCGGTTTAGGTGCTGTACCTTATGAAGATTCACTATTTTTAGGTATGGGAGGAATGCATGGTTCATATGCAAGTAACATGGCATTAACAGAGTGTGACTTACTTATTAACTTAGGAAGCCGTTTCGATGACAGATTAGCAAGTAAACCTGATGAATTCGCACCAAATGCCAAAATTGTTCATGTTGATATTGATCCATCAGAAATTAATAAAGTTATCCAAGTTGATTTAGGTATTATTGCAGACTGTAAAAGATTTTTAGAGTGTTTAAATGACTATAATGTTCAAACCACTGAACATAGCGCTTGGGTTAAACATTGTCAAAATAATAAGCAGAAACATCCATTTAAACTTGGTGAAGATGATCAAGTATTTTGCAAACCGCAACAAACAATTGAATATATCGGTAAGCTGACAAATGGTGATGCCATAGTTACAACTGATGTAGGTCAACATCAAATGTGGGCAGCTCAATTTTATCCTTTTAAAGATCATGGTCAATGGGTAACTAGCGGTGGCTTAGGTACCATGGGCTTTGGTATCCCATCATCAATTGGTGCAAAATTAGCAAATCCAGATAAAACAGTCGTATGTTTTGTAGGCGATGGCGGATTCCAAATGACAAACCAAGAAATGGCACTTTTACCAGAATATGGTTTAGATGTCAAAATTGTATTAATTAATAACGGTACATTAGGTATGGTTAAACAATGGCAAGACAAGTTCTTTAACAAGCGCTTCTCTCATTCTGTATTTAATGGGCAACCTGATTTTATGAAAATGGCTGAAGCATATGGTGTCAAAGGCTTCTTAATTGATAAACCAAACAAACTTGAAGAACAATTAGATGCCGCATTTAATTATCAAGGACCAGCTTTAATTGAGGTACGTATTTCCCCTACTGAAGCTGTTAACCCTATGGTTCCAAGTGGTAAATCAAATCATGAGATGGAGGGCTTATAA
- the ilvC gene encoding ketol-acid reductoisomerase → MTTVYYDQDVKTDALQGKKIAVVGYGSQGHAHAQNLKDNGYDVVIGIRPGRSFDKAKEDGFDVFPVAEAVKQADVIMVLLPDEIQGDVYKNEIKPNLEKHNALAFAHGFNIHFGVIQPPADVDVFLVAPKGPGHLVRRTFVEGSAVPSLFGVQQDASGQARNIALSYAKGIGATRAGVIETTFKEETETDLFGEQAVLCGGVSKLIQSGFETLVEAGYQPELAYFEVLHEMKLIVDLMYEGGMENVRYSISNTAEFGDYVSGPRVITPDVKENMKAVLTDIQNGNFSNRFIEDNKNGFKEFYKLREEQHGHQIEKVGRELREMMPFIKSKSIEK, encoded by the coding sequence ATGACAACAGTTTATTATGATCAAGATGTAAAAACAGATGCTTTACAAGGTAAAAAAATTGCAGTAGTTGGTTATGGTTCACAAGGCCACGCACATGCACAAAACTTAAAAGACAACGGGTATGATGTTGTCATCGGTATTCGCCCTGGACGTTCTTTTGATAAAGCTAAAGAAGATGGTTTCGATGTGTTCCCTGTTGCAGAAGCAGTTAAACAAGCTGATGTAATTATGGTTTTATTACCTGATGAAATTCAAGGCGATGTTTATAAAAATGAAATTAAACCAAACTTAGAAAAACATAATGCTTTAGCATTTGCACATGGTTTCAACATTCACTTTGGCGTTATCCAACCTCCTGCAGACGTTGATGTATTTTTAGTAGCACCTAAAGGACCTGGTCATTTAGTTAGACGTACATTTGTAGAAGGGTCAGCTGTACCATCATTATTCGGTGTTCAACAAGATGCTTCGGGCCAAGCACGTAATATTGCTTTAAGTTATGCAAAAGGTATTGGTGCAACTCGTGCTGGTGTAATCGAAACAACATTCAAAGAAGAAACTGAAACAGACTTATTCGGTGAGCAAGCAGTACTTTGCGGTGGTGTGTCTAAATTAATTCAAAGTGGATTCGAAACATTGGTAGAAGCTGGTTATCAACCAGAATTGGCTTACTTTGAAGTATTACATGAAATGAAATTAATCGTTGATTTAATGTATGAAGGCGGTATGGAAAATGTACGTTATTCAATTTCAAATACTGCTGAATTTGGTGACTATGTATCTGGTCCTCGTGTTATCACACCAGATGTTAAAGAAAATATGAAAGCTGTATTAACTGATATCCAAAATGGTAACTTCAGCAATCGTTTTATCGAAGACAATAAAAATGGATTTAAAGAGTTCTACAAATTACGTGAAGAACAACACGGTCATCAAATTGAAAAAGTTGGGCGTGAACTACGTGAAATGATGCCATTTATTAAATCTAAAAGCATCGAAAAATAA
- the tsaD gene encoding tRNA (adenosine(37)-N6)-threonylcarbamoyltransferase complex transferase subunit TsaD gives MTKDILILAVETSCDETSVSIIKNGRDVLSNIVLSQIESHKRFGGVVPEVASRHHVEGITTTIDEALEEAKVSMEDIDAVAVTEGPGLIGALLIGVNAAKALAFAYDKPLIPVHHIAGHIYANHIETPLTFPLIALIVSGGHTELVYMKDHLTFEVIGETRDDAVGEAYDKVARTIGLSYPGGPQVDRLAATGEDTYAFPRVWLDKDSYDFSFSGLKSAVINQLHNQRQKNIPIIAANVATSFQNSVVDVLTYKAIQACKDYGVQRLIVAGGVASNKGLRQSLTNQCKENDIDLTIPSPKLCTDNAAMIGVAGYYLYQNGKFSDLALNGHSNIDLEDYSIE, from the coding sequence ATGACTAAAGATATATTAATACTTGCCGTGGAAACAAGTTGCGATGAAACGAGTGTTAGCATAATAAAAAATGGTAGAGATGTGTTATCGAATATCGTTTTAAGTCAAATTGAAAGTCATAAACGATTTGGCGGTGTTGTTCCCGAAGTAGCAAGTAGGCATCATGTTGAAGGTATTACCACAACAATTGATGAGGCTCTTGAAGAAGCAAAAGTATCAATGGAAGATATAGATGCAGTAGCGGTAACAGAAGGCCCAGGTTTAATTGGTGCGTTGCTAATTGGAGTCAACGCAGCTAAAGCATTAGCGTTTGCGTATGATAAACCATTAATACCGGTTCATCATATTGCAGGACATATTTATGCTAATCATATTGAAACGCCATTGACATTCCCACTTATCGCACTCATAGTTTCAGGTGGTCATACAGAATTAGTTTATATGAAAGATCATTTGACATTTGAGGTGATAGGTGAGACTCGTGATGACGCAGTAGGCGAAGCTTATGATAAGGTGGCACGAACAATTGGATTAAGTTATCCAGGTGGTCCACAAGTCGATCGTTTAGCTGCAACTGGTGAGGATACGTATGCTTTTCCTCGTGTATGGTTAGATAAAGATAGTTATGATTTTAGTTTTAGTGGCTTAAAAAGTGCTGTAATTAATCAGTTACATAATCAACGACAAAAAAATATTCCAATCATTGCAGCCAATGTAGCGACTAGTTTTCAAAATAGCGTCGTAGATGTATTAACTTATAAAGCAATTCAAGCTTGTAAAGACTACGGAGTACAACGACTAATAGTTGCTGGTGGTGTTGCAAGTAACAAAGGATTACGTCAATCATTAACAAATCAATGTAAAGAGAATGACATTGATCTAACAATTCCAAGTCCCAAATTATGCACAGACAATGCAGCCATGATAGGTGTTGCTGGTTATTATTTATATCAGAACGGTAAATTTTCAGATTTAGCATTGAATGGACATAGTAACATCGATTTAGAAGATTATTCTATAGAATAA
- the tsaE gene encoding tRNA (adenosine(37)-N6)-threonylcarbamoyltransferase complex ATPase subunit type 1 TsaE, whose product MIKINNLEEMNQFATFLVEQLKSGDLILLNGDLGAGKTTLTQFIGKALGVKRTINSPTFNIIKSYKGTNLKLHHMDCYRLEDSEEDLGFDEFFEDRAITVIEWSQFIKDLLPANHLTINITTLSETSRVIELIALGEHYEIIKEVIENEFAAY is encoded by the coding sequence TTGATAAAGATAAACAATTTAGAGGAAATGAATCAATTTGCTACGTTTTTAGTTGAACAATTGAAGAGTGGCGATTTGATTTTACTTAATGGAGATTTAGGCGCAGGCAAAACAACGTTAACACAATTTATAGGAAAAGCATTAGGTGTCAAACGTACAATTAATTCACCAACATTTAATATTATTAAATCATACAAAGGTACAAATTTAAAATTACATCATATGGATTGTTATCGCTTAGAAGATTCTGAAGAAGATTTAGGGTTTGATGAATTTTTTGAAGATAGGGCGATTACAGTTATTGAATGGAGTCAATTTATTAAAGACTTACTTCCTGCAAATCATTTAACAATAAATATTACAACTCTATCTGAAACAAGCAGAGTAATAGAACTTATAGCATTAGGTGAACATTATGAAATTATTAAGGAGGTAATCGAAAATGAATTTGCTGCTTATTGA
- a CDS encoding MutS family DNA mismatch repair protein, with product MSTNQTFLIFVVAVIFIASIVRIVGRYMNRQKLFNSMETLWRTISPLETFIRPNSHYDYEYQLYKDNYKPHTLVDDKTWSDLNMSAVFHQMNYNLTAIGEMKLYSCLRGMLSIKNKSLLNLFNNNSEFRQHVTFHLALLGKSVYPTFPDQITPVKRQTLLMLCPLLPIITFAIIFINAQVGILLFLLSCLFNIILSAILKRTYEDDLKSIFYASNVLKHGYAISKIKHAPQPEVNFKHFRTARHLTSVLAEVNEEDIGAMVIKLVKLIFMLDYLLFHTIQKSYTTHMKELKNCFDYIAELDNHYSLAMYRRTLDVYTEPHIDETKNSIEFTELTHPLISDAIANDFSLSQNILLTGSNASGKSTFMKAIAINIILAKTIHTVTASKFVYQPGNVFTSMANADSVLSGDSYFMAELKSIKRIVNISGNQNIYCFIDEIFKGTNTTERIAASESVLSFLNQKSNFKVIAATHDIELAELLKHQYSNYHFNEVIENNKIHFDYKIKPGKANTRNAIELLRITSFPEQIYERAKDNVPKI from the coding sequence ATGAGCACAAATCAAACGTTTTTAATATTTGTCGTTGCGGTAATATTTATTGCTTCAATTGTAAGAATTGTTGGACGATATATGAATCGTCAAAAACTATTTAATTCTATGGAAACATTATGGCGAACGATTTCTCCCTTAGAGACTTTTATAAGACCGAATTCACATTATGACTATGAATATCAACTTTATAAAGACAACTACAAGCCTCATACTTTAGTTGATGATAAAACTTGGTCAGATTTAAACATGTCTGCGGTATTTCACCAGATGAACTATAATTTAACAGCTATTGGCGAAATGAAGCTTTATAGTTGTTTACGTGGTATGCTATCAATTAAAAATAAATCATTACTCAATTTATTTAATAACAACTCAGAATTTAGACAGCATGTAACTTTTCATTTAGCTTTGTTAGGCAAGTCAGTTTATCCGACTTTTCCAGATCAAATTACACCTGTAAAACGTCAAACACTCTTAATGCTTTGTCCGTTATTACCTATCATTACATTCGCAATTATTTTTATAAATGCACAAGTCGGCATTTTGTTATTTCTATTAAGCTGTTTATTTAATATTATTTTATCTGCTATTTTAAAACGTACATATGAGGATGACTTAAAATCAATTTTTTATGCATCAAATGTTTTAAAACATGGCTATGCTATTTCAAAAATTAAACATGCACCTCAACCAGAGGTCAATTTTAAACATTTTAGAACGGCTCGCCACCTTACAAGTGTTTTAGCTGAAGTTAACGAAGAAGATATTGGTGCTATGGTAATTAAACTAGTTAAACTCATTTTCATGCTCGATTATCTTTTATTCCATACAATTCAAAAAAGCTATACTACACATATGAAAGAGTTGAAAAATTGTTTTGACTATATCGCAGAGTTAGATAACCATTATTCGTTAGCTATGTATCGTAGAACTTTAGATGTTTATACAGAACCGCATATTGATGAAACTAAAAATAGTATTGAGTTCACTGAATTAACGCATCCACTCATTTCAGATGCTATTGCCAATGATTTTTCATTATCACAAAATATATTATTAACCGGTTCTAATGCATCTGGGAAATCTACATTTATGAAAGCTATTGCGATAAATATTATACTTGCAAAAACGATTCATACAGTTACTGCAAGTAAATTTGTATATCAACCGGGTAATGTTTTCACATCTATGGCAAATGCCGATAGCGTATTATCTGGCGATAGCTATTTTATGGCGGAATTAAAGTCAATTAAAAGAATTGTCAATATCTCTGGAAATCAAAATATATACTGCTTTATAGATGAAATTTTCAAAGGTACCAATACAACTGAACGAATTGCCGCTTCTGAATCAGTTTTATCATTTTTAAATCAAAAATCTAACTTTAAGGTCATAGCTGCTACACATGACATAGAGTTAGCTGAATTATTAAAACATCAATATTCGAATTATCATTTTAATGAAGTTATAGAAAATAATAAAATTCATTTTGACTATAAGATTAAACCTGGAAAAGCCAATACACGAAATGCTATCGAACTACTAAGAATCACTTCATTCCCAGAACAAATATATGAACGTGCAAAAGATAATGTGCCGAAAATTTAG
- the tsaB gene encoding tRNA (adenosine(37)-N6)-threonylcarbamoyltransferase complex dimerization subunit type 1 TsaB — MNLLLIDTSNQPLSVAIMEDDKVRAEITTDSKQNHSVQLMPAISELFKQCQITKHQLDAIVVAEGPGSYTGLRIGVTVAKTLAYALNIKLYGVSSLKALAATINNTDKLLVPIFDARRKAVYTGVYQWQQNELETILEDQYMTIEDLLTFLKGLNQPYVFIGKDTVQLQDDLQGDTVAQLPNASVMYHLIDEPSDIHTFTPKYHKLAEAERNWINSQKSN; from the coding sequence ATGAATTTGCTGCTTATTGATACATCCAATCAACCATTATCAGTAGCAATTATGGAAGATGATAAAGTTAGAGCTGAAATAACAACTGATTCAAAACAAAATCATTCAGTACAATTAATGCCAGCAATTAGCGAATTATTTAAGCAGTGTCAAATAACAAAACATCAATTAGATGCAATTGTTGTTGCTGAAGGTCCAGGATCATATACAGGATTACGAATAGGTGTTACAGTAGCAAAAACATTAGCTTATGCCTTAAATATAAAGTTATACGGTGTTTCCTCATTAAAAGCATTAGCAGCAACAATTAATAATACTGATAAATTGTTAGTTCCAATTTTTGATGCAAGAAGAAAAGCTGTATATACAGGCGTTTATCAGTGGCAACAAAATGAATTGGAAACTATATTAGAAGATCAATATATGACAATTGAAGATTTACTAACATTTTTAAAAGGCTTAAATCAGCCTTATGTATTTATAGGTAAAGATACAGTGCAATTGCAAGATGATTTACAAGGAGATACTGTAGCGCAATTACCGAATGCATCAGTAATGTATCACTTAATAGATGAGCCTTCGGATATTCATACATTCACACCTAAATACCATAAATTAGCTGAGGCGGAACGAAATTGGATCAACAGTCAAAAGAGCAATTAA
- a CDS encoding ACT domain-containing protein, whose product MTRIIKLQVADQVSTLNRITSAFVRLQYNIDTLHVTHSEQPGISNMEIQVDIQDDISLHILLKKLKQQINVLTVECYDLVDNEA is encoded by the coding sequence ATGACAAGAATTATTAAATTACAAGTTGCAGACCAAGTGAGTACTCTAAATCGTATTACAAGTGCATTTGTTCGCTTACAATATAATATCGATACATTACATGTCACCCATTCAGAACAACCAGGTATTTCTAATATGGAAATTCAAGTGGATATTCAGGATGATATATCACTTCATATTTTATTGAAAAAGTTAAAACAACAAATCAATGTTTTAACCGTTGAATGTTATGACTTGGTAGATAATGAAGCTTAA